The following proteins come from a genomic window of Nodosilinea sp. FACHB-141:
- the leuB gene encoding 3-isopropylmalate dehydrogenase — MTSTYRITLLPGDGIGPEIMAVAVDVLKTVGGQMDLAFEFEEALIGGAAIDATGEPLPEETLKTCKASDAVLLAAIGGYKWDTLPRHQRPETGLLGLRSGLELFANLRPATILPQLIDASSLKREVVEGVDIMVVRELTGGIYFGSPKGVFETETGEKRGVNTMAYTDREIDRIGKVAFETAQKRKGQLCSVDKANVLEVSQLWRDRITALSADYPDVALTHMYVDNAAMQLIRWPKQFDTIVTGNLFGDILSDAAAMLTGSIGMLPSASLGASGPGVYEPVHGSAPDIAGQDKANPLAQVLSAAMMLRYALDQPAAADRIEQAVTTVLDQGYRTGDIMSETMTQVGCKAMGEALLNALS; from the coding sequence ATGACTTCGACCTATCGCATTACGCTGCTGCCCGGTGATGGTATTGGCCCTGAGATTATGGCGGTGGCGGTGGATGTGCTCAAGACTGTGGGTGGCCAGATGGATCTGGCTTTCGAGTTTGAGGAGGCGTTGATTGGTGGGGCGGCGATCGACGCCACTGGGGAGCCGCTGCCAGAGGAAACGCTGAAGACCTGCAAAGCCAGCGATGCGGTGCTGCTGGCGGCGATCGGGGGCTACAAGTGGGATACATTGCCTCGCCATCAGCGGCCTGAGACAGGGCTGCTGGGTCTGCGATCGGGGTTAGAACTTTTCGCCAATCTGCGCCCGGCTACCATCTTGCCGCAGCTAATCGACGCTTCTTCGCTCAAGCGAGAGGTGGTGGAAGGGGTCGATATTATGGTGGTGCGGGAACTGACTGGGGGCATCTACTTTGGCAGCCCCAAGGGGGTGTTTGAGACTGAGACGGGGGAAAAGCGGGGGGTCAACACGATGGCCTATACCGATCGCGAAATCGATCGCATCGGCAAGGTCGCCTTTGAGACTGCCCAAAAGCGTAAAGGCCAGCTGTGCTCGGTCGATAAGGCCAACGTGCTGGAGGTGTCGCAGCTGTGGCGCGATCGCATCACCGCCCTCTCTGCCGACTACCCCGACGTCGCCCTGACGCATATGTATGTGGACAACGCGGCCATGCAGCTGATCCGCTGGCCGAAGCAGTTTGACACGATCGTGACCGGCAACCTGTTCGGCGACATTCTCTCCGATGCGGCGGCGATGCTCACGGGCAGCATTGGCATGCTGCCCTCGGCCAGCTTGGGGGCCAGTGGGCCGGGGGTCTACGAGCCCGTCCACGGTTCGGCCCCCGACATTGCTGGTCAAGACAAGGCTAACCCCCTGGCCCAGGTGCTGAGTGCCGCCATGATGCTGCGCTATGCCCTCGATCAGCCTGCCGCCGCCGATCGCATTGAGCAAGCCGTAACCACAGTTTTAGATCAGGGTTATCGAACTGGCGATATCATGTCTGAGACTATGACCCAGGTGGGTTGCAAGGCCATGGGCGAAGCCCTGTTGAATGCCCTGTCATAA
- a CDS encoding YqiA/YcfP family alpha/beta fold hydrolase gives MPQYLYLHGFASSPKSAKAQAMQARFSTLGLDLIIPDLNQNDFAHLTLSRQIQQISALILAQSEPTVLIGSSLGGLTAAWVAQQAAITDRIEKLVLLAPAFDFLAQWLPRLGLDQLEAWRTEGTFPIYHYTEQRTLPLHYDFIADAHGYSDDGLKAQIPTLILHGTNDETISIEASRAYAAPRPWVRLVELFSDHALTDVEKDIWQHTHDFLDLGT, from the coding sequence ATGCCCCAATACCTCTACCTCCACGGCTTCGCCTCCAGCCCCAAGTCGGCCAAAGCCCAAGCCATGCAGGCCCGCTTCTCAACGCTGGGCCTCGACCTCATCATTCCTGACCTCAACCAGAACGACTTTGCCCACCTCACCCTCAGCCGCCAAATTCAGCAGATCAGCGCCCTGATTTTGGCCCAGAGCGAACCTACCGTTCTGATCGGCTCTAGCCTAGGGGGCCTCACTGCCGCCTGGGTTGCCCAACAAGCCGCCATTACAGACCGCATCGAAAAACTGGTGCTCCTAGCCCCCGCCTTTGACTTTCTCGCTCAGTGGTTGCCCCGCCTCGGCCTTGACCAACTCGAAGCCTGGCGCACTGAGGGCACCTTCCCCATCTACCACTACACCGAGCAGCGCACCCTACCGCTACACTACGACTTCATCGCCGACGCTCACGGCTACAGCGACGATGGCCTAAAAGCCCAGATCCCAACCCTGATTCTCCACGGCACTAATGACGAGACTATATCTATAGAAGCCAGTCGGGCCTACGCAGCCCCCCGCCCCTGGGTGCGATTGGTAGAACTCTTCAGCGACCATGCTCTAACAGATGTGGAGAAAGATATTTGGCAGCACACCCACGATTTTCTGGATCTTGGAACCTAG
- a CDS encoding DUF3038 domain-containing protein: MEPSSLSASNSEPNPVQPQGPPTPRQLSSIKAQLDLVLLALEALTGLGSDAMLAAANDLGVSDLLSDRVNLWRLRQASPLRKGQGRKKLDVDEARALVLVSCHLAIAHRDPIRQAVARLEKALEQGQPPHRTAQLGDYLDAFSNAYQDRMEGDQTATTDEINALGLKLLVDLLFYSGSGGSRKLWVALLERAGQ; the protein is encoded by the coding sequence GTGGAACCGTCTTCCCTCAGTGCGTCAAACAGTGAGCCCAATCCAGTTCAGCCGCAGGGGCCACCAACCCCACGGCAGTTGAGCAGCATCAAAGCTCAGCTCGACCTGGTGCTACTAGCCCTAGAAGCCCTCACCGGCCTGGGGTCAGACGCCATGCTGGCGGCGGCCAACGATTTGGGGGTATCGGATTTGCTGAGCGATCGCGTCAACCTATGGCGACTGCGCCAGGCCAGCCCGCTGCGCAAGGGGCAGGGCCGCAAAAAGCTCGATGTTGACGAAGCCCGCGCCCTGGTGCTGGTGAGTTGTCATTTAGCGATCGCCCATCGCGATCCCATTCGGCAGGCCGTGGCGCGGCTAGAGAAGGCCCTCGAACAGGGGCAGCCTCCACACCGCACCGCGCAGCTAGGCGACTACCTCGACGCCTTTAGCAATGCCTACCAAGACCGCATGGAGGGCGATCAAACCGCCACCACCGACGAGATCAATGCCCTGGGGCTGAAGCTGCTGGTCGATCTGCTGTTCTACAGTGGCTCCGGCGGCAGCCGTAAGCTGTGGGTGGCGCTGCTTGAGCGGGCTGGCCAGTGA
- a CDS encoding DUF4335 domain-containing protein, whose protein sequence is MAAIATVTSYEYAAGTCTLRLVGELSPLSQITGRPVLGRSRFHLQVQGDDAPREARTLASRAMILEIGGREPQFSSLADLVQTYVQNYLNADAIAAGGAVARGENSLQPVGLTRHRLTLAVPPEPPRVVELSTLQLSDLADALEQADSNLQILPDAAMPKTRRVRPKLPLWLGSVAAVGIAALLGNQLLTTAPSSVVLSPSESQSTGEATPQPSADNPQLTPAAPAPPAANTPTAVDSAPAATGEALPAPITTAPTSPAVPSGTAPEPGTPKASPPLADADPASAQPSQSEPALAPTPLTQDEARAGGQAASEARIATEPAPNAAQPEALTAPASPEAFDTGPSIAATTAPNSAIAWISNLTQALEQQWRPPANLAAPLRYRLILEPDGTVTALEPLNDFSANYQTNSTLPQPGDIIPGVVRDAPITVEVQFLPTGAVVVVPPEGSAP, encoded by the coding sequence ATGGCTGCGATCGCCACTGTCACCTCCTACGAATATGCGGCGGGCACCTGTACTCTGCGACTGGTGGGAGAGCTTTCGCCCTTGAGTCAGATTACGGGCCGCCCGGTGCTGGGGCGATCGCGGTTTCACCTGCAAGTGCAGGGTGACGATGCGCCCAGAGAAGCCAGAACCCTCGCTAGCCGGGCCATGATTCTGGAGATTGGTGGCCGAGAGCCGCAGTTTTCATCCCTGGCAGATCTGGTGCAAACCTACGTCCAAAATTATCTCAATGCCGATGCGATCGCCGCTGGAGGAGCGGTTGCCCGGGGGGAAAATTCGCTTCAGCCCGTCGGGCTAACTCGCCATCGGCTCACCCTGGCTGTGCCCCCAGAGCCACCTAGAGTAGTTGAACTCTCTACCCTACAACTGTCTGACCTGGCCGATGCCCTAGAGCAGGCCGACAGCAACCTTCAGATTCTGCCCGATGCGGCAATGCCTAAGACTCGCCGTGTGCGCCCCAAACTGCCGCTTTGGCTAGGGTCTGTGGCGGCGGTGGGCATTGCCGCGCTGCTGGGCAACCAGCTACTCACTACCGCCCCTAGCTCCGTAGTGCTTTCCCCCAGCGAGTCTCAATCAACTGGTGAGGCAACGCCTCAGCCTTCTGCTGATAACCCACAGCTGACCCCAGCAGCACCTGCGCCCCCCGCCGCCAATACTCCTACTGCGGTAGACTCCGCCCCCGCTGCCACAGGCGAGGCTCTGCCAGCGCCCATCACGACAGCGCCGACCAGTCCAGCGGTCCCCTCTGGCACTGCACCTGAGCCTGGAACGCCCAAGGCATCGCCCCCGCTTGCCGACGCTGACCCAGCCTCAGCTCAACCATCCCAAAGCGAGCCCGCTCTAGCCCCTACCCCCCTAACCCAGGACGAGGCACGCGCCGGGGGGCAAGCCGCGTCTGAGGCACGCATAGCCACTGAACCGGCACCGAATGCTGCCCAGCCCGAAGCCCTAACGGCCCCGGCCAGCCCCGAAGCCTTTGACACTGGCCCCAGCATTGCCGCCACTACCGCCCCAAACTCTGCGATCGCCTGGATTAGCAACCTCACCCAAGCCCTTGAGCAGCAGTGGCGGCCCCCAGCCAACCTAGCTGCGCCCCTGCGCTACCGCTTGATCCTTGAGCCAGATGGCACCGTAACTGCCCTAGAGCCTCTGAATGACTTCTCGGCTAATTACCAAACCAATTCTACCCTGCCTCAGCCCGGTGACATCATCCCTGGCGTTGTCAGAGACGCACCCATCACGGTAGAGGTGCAGTTTTTGCCCACCGGAGCAGTCGTTGTGGTGCCGCCAGAAGGTTCGGCCCCATAG